A part of Aegilops tauschii subsp. strangulata cultivar AL8/78 chromosome 2, Aet v6.0, whole genome shotgun sequence genomic DNA contains:
- the LOC109774035 gene encoding uncharacterized protein has translation MAILISSIASKALALYTPGISRHRRSTVSFASARRPRILAMKFWGANHNLPIRRATQIPAAVPGPENLPRVNLPMSNMPSWVTLVVGAVLVAIPIYRKIRALEDKVEKTAEVAVEVIDTVAEAAEKVAGEVAEAFPENEGLKEAASRIKTVADAIEEDAEKAEALIHKVDEITKEVDSVVGPIIDVVMKESGERGVIDEPKRKEMDNI, from the exons ATGGCGATCCTCATATCTTCCATTGCTTCCAAAGCCTTGGCCCTCTACACTCCGGGGATTTCTCGGCATCGAAGGAGCACGGTTTCATTCGCATCGGCTCGTCGTCCGCGGATCCTTGCCATGAAGTTCTGGGGCGCCAACCATAACCTGCCGATCAGGAGAGCAACACA AATCCCCGCAGCTGTTCCAGGCCCCGAAAATTTGCCAAGAGTAAATCTCCCTATGTCCAACATGCCTTCATG GGTGACCTTGGTCGTCGGTGCCGTCCTTGTTGCAATACCGATTTACAGAAAGATAAGAGCATTGGAAG ATAAGGTGGAGAAGACGGCGGAGGTGGCAGTCGAGGTAATCGACACGGTGGCCGAAGCTGCCGAGaaagtcgccggcgaggtggccgaaGCGTTCCCCGAAAATGAAGGCCTCAAGGAGGCAGCATCCAGGATCAAGACCGTCGCCGATGCGATCGAGGAGGACGCCGAGAAAGCCGAGGCACTAATCCATAAG GTTGATGAGATAACGAAAGAGGTGGATTCCGTGGTCGGTCCTATCATCGACGTGGTCATGAAGGAGAGTGGAGAAAGAGGAGTCATAGATGAACCCAAGAGGAAAGAAATGGACAACATATAA